Below is a genomic region from Ammonifex degensii KC4.
TCCGCAGCCTGAAGCTTGACCTCATACATGTTCACGGTCCCTTCCTCATGGGAAGCTTGGGAGCCCGCTGGGCCCGTCGGCTCAACCTTCCCCTGGTCTTCACCTACCACACCCTTTACGAGGCTTATGTCCATTACTTTCCTTTTCTCCGTTCTTGGGCGCGCACCCTTACCCGCCGCTACACCGTGGGCTTCTGCAACCGTTGCGATCTGGTGCTGGCTCCTTCCCTGGCCATAAAGAAGTACCTCGAGCAAAACGGAGTAAAAGCGCCGGTGGAAGTCTTGCCCACCGGAATAAAGCTCTCCTCCTTCCGAGGAGGGGATAGAGAAGCTTTCCGGCTGAACTTCAACCTTTCCCTCGAGGAGAAGGTGCTCGTCTATGTGGGGCGCCTGGGAGAAGAGAAAAACCTGCGCTTTCTTTTGCGTAGCTTCGCCCTGGTTAAAAAAGAGCTCGAAGCGACCCGGCTCGTCCTGGTAGGAGGAGGGCCGCAAAAAGAAGAGCTGGAAAAGCTGGCCAGATCCTTGGGAGTGGGCCAGGAGGTGATCTTTACTGGTCCCCTCCCGCCCGATAAGGTAAAAGACGCCTACGCGGCGGCCGATCTCTTCGTCATAGCTTCCCTTACCGAGACCCAGGGTTTGGTAGTAGGGGAGGCCAAGGCCGCCGGGCTTCCCGTGGTGGGAGTGGAGGCTAACGGTGTGAAAGAAATGGTACGGCACGGGCTAGACGGCTTTCTCACCCCTCCCGACGAAAAGGCTTTTGCCGCTGCCGTTATCCGCCTATTAAGCGACGAGGAGTTGTACCGAAAGTTCAAACAGGAGGCGCTCAAAGGTGCGGAGGAGCTTTCCTCCGAGCGCCAGGCTGAGCGGCTGCTGCAACTTTACCGGCAACTAGTAGCTGGAAGGGACAAGATGCATGAAAAGGACGGAAGTAAAGCCTAAGCTTCTGGAAGAGATCCGGCAAAAACTGGTGCGGCTAATTGAGGAAAACCAGAAGGAGATCATCGGGATTGCGGAGGCAGCTGAGGAAGAAATAAGTGTTCTTAGGAGAGAACTGGAGCAACTGCACGAAGAAGTAAAAAAGGTGATAGATAAAGTAGATGCCCTGGCGGTGGAGGAACGCCGGGCGCGTCGGCGGCTGGCCGAGGTGAGCGCTGACTTCAGCCGCTACTCCGAGGCAGACATCAAGGAAGCCTATGAGCATGCGCAGCGGTTGCAGGTGGAGCTTTTAAACCTGCGGGCCAAAGAAGAACTCTTACGGACCCGCCGTGACGAACTGGAGCGAACTTTGAAGCGCCTGCTGGCCACCAAAGAGCGGGCCGAGAAGCTGGCCTCCCGCGTGAGTGTTATCCTGGAGTACCTGCGTAAAGATTTTCAGGAACTGGCCGATAACTGGCAAGAGATGCTTTCCCGCCAAGAACTGGCCCTG
It encodes:
- a CDS encoding glycosyltransferase family 4 protein; amino-acid sequence: MRVGIFADSYLPYVSGVVRSIETFREELEKRGVIFFLFVPWYPGCQKEPNIYRFWALPAPTNPDFTLPLPFSPRLGSTLRSLKLDLIHVHGPFLMGSLGARWARRLNLPLVFTYHTLYEAYVHYFPFLRSWARTLTRRYTVGFCNRCDLVLAPSLAIKKYLEQNGVKAPVEVLPTGIKLSSFRGGDREAFRLNFNLSLEEKVLVYVGRLGEEKNLRFLLRSFALVKKELEATRLVLVGGGPQKEELEKLARSLGVGQEVIFTGPLPPDKVKDAYAAADLFVIASLTETQGLVVGEAKAAGLPVVGVEANGVKEMVRHGLDGFLTPPDEKAFAAAVIRLLSDEELYRKFKQEALKGAEELSSERQAERLLQLYRQLVAGRDKMHEKDGSKA